From the genome of Verrucomicrobiia bacterium, one region includes:
- a CDS encoding Gfo/Idh/MocA family oxidoreductase produces the protein MKQKSSPRAESARATNRRGFLKSSAAATAVFAIVPGYVLGLRGQTPPSGRLNLAGVGIGGMGRNNLARLAGENIVALCDVDSGPRAEKIFSLYPKAKRYRDFRVMLERQHDIDAIIIATPDHTHAPIGMAAMRAGKHVYIQKPLAHSLNEVRALTEAARRYRVATQMGNQGHSNDGTRQICEWIWSGAIGSVREVHAWTNRPVWPQSIEVERPRETPPVPDTLDWDLWIGPAPMRPYHPDYAPSKWRAWWDFGTGSLGDLGCHIMDPVFWAMKLGQPTSVEGNISTYWEGFWQRTEPKNENYPRSTIVRYQFPARDDLPPLLLTWWDGGLMPPRPEELADGQRMGDADGGVLFIGDRGKLMCGCYGKEPRLLPAQRMKEFQPPPPTLERIPGGQDGHELDWVRACKGGPPAGANFDYSGPLSEMVLLGNLAVRYPDLRLLWDGPNLKVTNDAEADAYVRRKYRAGWTL, from the coding sequence ATGAAACAGAAATCTTCGCCTCGTGCTGAATCCGCCCGCGCCACCAACCGGCGCGGCTTCCTGAAATCTTCCGCTGCCGCCACCGCCGTCTTCGCCATTGTGCCCGGTTACGTGTTGGGTTTGCGCGGCCAAACGCCGCCGAGCGGACGGCTGAATCTGGCCGGGGTGGGCATTGGCGGCATGGGCCGCAATAATCTCGCGCGGCTGGCCGGAGAAAATATCGTGGCGTTGTGCGACGTGGATTCCGGGCCGCGCGCGGAAAAAATATTCAGTTTGTATCCGAAAGCGAAACGCTACCGCGACTTCCGCGTAATGCTTGAGCGGCAACACGATATTGACGCGATCATCATCGCCACGCCGGACCACACGCACGCCCCCATCGGGATGGCGGCGATGCGCGCGGGCAAACACGTTTATATTCAAAAACCGCTCGCCCATTCACTCAATGAAGTGCGGGCGCTCACTGAAGCGGCGCGCCGCTATCGGGTGGCCACGCAAATGGGAAACCAAGGACATTCCAACGACGGCACCCGCCAAATCTGCGAATGGATTTGGAGCGGCGCCATCGGCAGCGTCCGGGAGGTTCACGCCTGGACCAACCGCCCCGTCTGGCCGCAAAGCATCGAAGTGGAACGCCCCCGGGAAACGCCGCCCGTCCCCGACACGCTGGATTGGGATTTGTGGATCGGACCGGCGCCGATGCGGCCTTATCATCCCGATTACGCGCCAAGCAAATGGCGGGCGTGGTGGGACTTTGGCACCGGCTCACTGGGCGATCTGGGTTGCCACATCATGGACCCGGTGTTTTGGGCGATGAAGCTGGGGCAGCCGACCAGCGTCGAGGGCAACATCTCCACCTATTGGGAAGGATTCTGGCAACGCACCGAACCGAAGAACGAAAACTATCCCCGCTCCACCATTGTGCGTTACCAATTTCCGGCCCGCGACGATCTGCCGCCGTTGCTCTTGACGTGGTGGGACGGTGGGTTGATGCCGCCGCGGCCGGAGGAACTGGCGGATGGGCAACGGATGGGAGACGCGGATGGCGGCGTGTTGTTCATTGGCGACCGGGGCAAATTGATGTGCGGTTGTTACGGCAAGGAGCCGCGTTTGTTACCGGCGCAACGCATGAAGGAATTTCAACCCCCACCGCCCACGCTGGAGCGCATCCCCGGCGGGCAGGATGGTCACGAACTGGATTGGGTGCGCGCCTGCAAAGGCGGTCCGCCCGCCGGCGCAAACTTCGATTATTCCGGGCCGCTGTCCGAGATGGTGTTGCTCGGCAATCTGGCGGTGCGTTATCCGGATCTGCGCCTGCTGTGGGACGGGCCGAATTTGAAAGTCACCAACGACGCGGAAGCGGATGCTTACGTGCGGCGCAAATACCGCGCAGGCTGGACGCTGTGA
- a CDS encoding non-lysosomal glucosylceramidase translates to MKLSSLAAAGLALTGLPTVAGPFSRTDFERLVPADKKLQSDWVAALFARGTPTVYRWPESRLIGMPVGGICAGQIYLGGDGRLWHWDIFNQPLHSGTGGPHYAKPMEPASPFAQGFALHIRQGDREQTRALDHTGWSDVTFNGTYPIGSVDYHDTAAPVAVSLEAFSPFIPLAVDDSSLPVTVMRFRLTNTSKQKLEVELAGWLENHVAAQSGKAQDVLRRNRLVHRRGLMFLECSATPAPARKAETARPDILFDDFERDEYAPWTAAGTAFGRGPIAASQVINYQGDLGMHGQHAVNTHSSAPANDVVARDAHTGTLTSPPFTIERDYLRFLLGGGGHEGQTCVNLLVDDQIVLSVTGANDNKMKPHTWNVRPWAGKTARLQAVDQATGGWGNIGLDYIVFSDQPEAPPGPLAEQPDFGTMGLALLGEPGQQQTGQAACSFTPPLTAAFFAPARNESNLATKSFGESLIGSLKRQLSLKPGQAGEITFLLTWHFPHLKLPKLPPGRHYATRFASALAVAEHVANNFERLTTQTRLWRDTWYDSTLPYWFLDRTFANTSILASSTCHRLADGRFWGWEGVGCCEGTCGHVWQYAHTVARLFPQLERDTRERVDFGLAQQADGAIHFRGEHNDFPAIDAQAGTILRALREHQMTTDATWLKRNWPGIRKALDWLIAKDANGDGLIESNQHNTLDTDWFGPVAWLSGLYLAALRAGETMADLVGDVAFAQTCRDIFERGQPNLVRQLFEGEYFINQPDPKHLDAINSGTGCEIDQVLGQSWAWQVGLGRVLPATETLAALRSLWRYNFTPDVGPYRAAYPPGRWYAMAGEGGLLMCTFPRRDWDYAQAKGRGPDWAAGYFNECMNGFEYQVAGHMLWEGLTLEGLAITRMLHDRYHATRRNPWNEIECGDHYARSMASYGVYLAACGFEYDGPAGRLGFAPRISPEDFKCAFTTAAGWGSFTQQFAGHTAKAGIHWHWGTLTVRRLELTLTAANRPTKVKVRLGRRTVRTQLTFDGPRARLEFNRPVELRAGQKLELTWS, encoded by the coding sequence TTGAAGCTCTCCAGTCTGGCAGCGGCTGGTCTGGCGCTGACGGGTTTGCCGACGGTGGCCGGTCCGTTCAGCCGCACGGACTTTGAGCGGTTGGTCCCGGCAGACAAAAAACTCCAGTCGGATTGGGTGGCGGCACTGTTCGCCCGTGGCACACCGACGGTTTATCGCTGGCCCGAATCACGGCTCATCGGCATGCCGGTCGGCGGGATTTGCGCCGGGCAGATTTATCTCGGTGGCGACGGCCGGCTTTGGCATTGGGACATTTTCAATCAACCCCTCCATTCGGGCACCGGCGGACCGCATTACGCCAAACCGATGGAGCCGGCTTCTCCGTTCGCACAAGGTTTCGCGCTGCACATTCGCCAGGGCGATCGCGAGCAAACACGCGCGCTGGATCACACCGGCTGGAGCGACGTGACTTTCAACGGAACGTACCCCATCGGGTCCGTTGACTATCACGACACCGCCGCACCGGTTGCAGTTTCGCTCGAAGCCTTTTCACCGTTCATTCCGCTGGCGGTGGACGACTCCTCGCTGCCGGTCACGGTGATGCGTTTCAGACTCACGAACACCAGCAAGCAAAAGCTCGAAGTCGAGTTGGCTGGATGGCTGGAGAACCATGTGGCGGCACAGAGCGGCAAAGCGCAGGATGTCCTGCGTCGCAATCGGTTGGTTCATCGCCGTGGATTGATGTTCCTCGAATGTAGCGCCACGCCCGCACCCGCCCGGAAAGCCGAAACCGCGCGCCCCGATATTTTGTTCGACGATTTTGAGCGTGATGAGTACGCGCCGTGGACGGCGGCTGGCACCGCGTTTGGTCGCGGCCCCATTGCCGCCAGCCAGGTCATCAATTATCAAGGCGACCTCGGCATGCACGGTCAACACGCGGTGAACACTCATTCCTCGGCTCCGGCTAATGACGTGGTCGCCCGCGACGCGCACACGGGCACGCTTACCAGTCCGCCGTTCACGATTGAGCGGGATTACCTCCGCTTCCTCCTCGGTGGTGGCGGGCACGAAGGCCAAACCTGCGTGAATCTGTTGGTGGATGATCAAATCGTCCTTTCGGTTACGGGCGCCAACGACAACAAAATGAAGCCGCACACTTGGAACGTGCGCCCTTGGGCGGGCAAAACCGCCCGCTTGCAAGCGGTGGATCAGGCGACTGGCGGCTGGGGCAACATTGGTTTGGATTACATCGTCTTCAGTGATCAACCGGAGGCGCCGCCCGGCCCGCTGGCGGAGCAACCGGACTTCGGCACCATGGGATTGGCGCTGCTCGGCGAGCCGGGCCAGCAGCAGACTGGTCAAGCGGCCTGCTCCTTCACGCCGCCCCTCACTGCCGCCTTCTTCGCTCCCGCTCGCAACGAGTCAAATCTCGCAACGAAATCTTTCGGCGAATCTTTGATCGGCTCGCTGAAACGCCAACTGTCGCTCAAGCCTGGGCAGGCTGGCGAAATCACCTTCCTGCTCACCTGGCATTTCCCTCATCTCAAGCTGCCCAAGCTGCCGCCGGGCCGGCATTACGCGACCCGGTTCGCTTCCGCGCTCGCCGTGGCGGAGCACGTCGCGAATAATTTCGAGCGCCTCACGACCCAGACGCGGCTATGGCGCGATACCTGGTACGATTCCACGCTGCCGTACTGGTTTTTGGATCGCACCTTCGCCAACACCTCGATTCTCGCTTCGTCCACCTGTCACCGGCTCGCCGATGGCCGCTTCTGGGGTTGGGAAGGCGTCGGTTGTTGCGAAGGCACCTGCGGCCACGTCTGGCAATACGCCCACACGGTCGCGCGGCTCTTTCCGCAACTGGAGCGCGATACGCGTGAGCGGGTGGACTTCGGGCTGGCCCAACAAGCGGACGGCGCGATTCACTTTCGCGGCGAGCACAATGATTTTCCGGCGATTGACGCCCAGGCCGGCACGATCTTGCGCGCACTGCGCGAGCACCAAATGACCACAGATGCCACCTGGCTCAAGCGCAACTGGCCCGGCATCCGCAAAGCGCTCGATTGGCTCATCGCCAAGGATGCCAACGGCGACGGCCTCATCGAAAGCAACCAACACAACACGCTCGATACGGATTGGTTCGGACCGGTGGCCTGGCTCAGTGGTTTGTATCTCGCCGCATTGCGGGCGGGTGAAACCATGGCGGACCTCGTCGGCGACGTGGCGTTCGCCCAAACCTGTCGCGACATTTTTGAGCGTGGCCAACCCAACCTGGTGCGGCAGCTTTTCGAGGGCGAGTATTTCATCAACCAACCTGATCCGAAACACCTCGACGCCATCAACTCCGGCACCGGTTGTGAGATTGACCAGGTGCTCGGTCAGAGCTGGGCCTGGCAGGTGGGGTTGGGTCGCGTGTTGCCGGCGACCGAAACCCTTGCCGCGCTGCGCTCCCTCTGGCGCTACAACTTCACGCCGGATGTTGGCCCGTATCGCGCCGCCTACCCGCCGGGTCGCTGGTATGCGATGGCGGGCGAAGGCGGCCTGTTGATGTGTACGTTCCCGCGCCGGGATTGGGATTACGCGCAGGCCAAGGGGCGAGGCCCCGACTGGGCCGCAGGTTATTTCAACGAGTGCATGAACGGTTTTGAATATCAGGTCGCCGGCCACATGCTGTGGGAAGGACTCACGCTGGAAGGCCTCGCCATCACGCGGATGCTGCACGATCGCTACCACGCGACCCGACGCAATCCGTGGAACGAAATCGAATGTGGTGATCACTACGCGCGCAGCATGGCCAGCTACGGCGTCTATCTTGCCGCGTGCGGTTTCGAGTATGATGGACCGGCGGGACGACTCGGTTTTGCGCCGCGCATATCGCCGGAGGATTTCAAATGCGCCTTCACGACGGCTGCGGGTTGGGGAAGTTTTACGCAACAGTTTGCAGGCCACACGGCGAAGGCCGGGATTCACTGGCATTGGGGTACGCTCACGGTGCGCCGCCTCGAACTCACCCTGACGGCGGCGAATCGCCCGACCAAGGTGAAAGTTCGGCTGGGACGGAGAACCGTCCGCACGCAACTTACCTTCGACGGTCCCCGGGCGCGGCTTGAATTCAACCGACCGGTCGAGTTGCGCGCTGGCCAAAAACTGGAGCTTACCTGGAGTTGA
- a CDS encoding Gfo/Idh/MocA family oxidoreductase — MKSFTRREFTKTMAVATTTAALSSFRVLGANERIRLGCIGLGNRGDQVLTSFLKQPDAEIVAIADINQPYLDFAAKKIGTNPKRFTDYRRLLELKDLDAVVIATPDHWHALQTIHACEAGKDVYVEKPFSLCIAEGRAMVAAVHRHQRVCQVGTQRRSSALYGEVANFIRGGGIGKVTVVRCFHIQNEWPVGIGNPADSEPPVGFDWEAWLGPAPKVKYNRNRGLYRFRWFHDYSGGQVANMGVHYLDCIQWALGHNAPLAVAALGGRIAGIKDNREIPDTLEVTWQYPGGTLVTFSQWNATAAPASIKNCEIEYRGTKGTLYQFNRSWEVVPDALTPNDFPLRTPVDRSVERGWRTGEKLVIEPQQGKGGGDTTHEHARNFLDCVKSRARCNADAETGHRSTTTTLLANLALKTQSLLQWDAVAERITNHPAANRRLRYPYRAPYQFPT; from the coding sequence ATGAAATCTTTTACTCGTCGCGAGTTCACCAAAACCATGGCGGTGGCCACCACCACCGCGGCGCTATCCTCATTCCGCGTGCTGGGGGCCAACGAACGCATCCGTCTCGGCTGCATCGGCCTCGGCAATCGAGGCGATCAAGTCTTGACCAGCTTTCTAAAACAGCCGGACGCCGAGATCGTCGCCATCGCCGACATTAACCAACCGTACCTTGATTTCGCGGCCAAGAAGATCGGCACGAATCCCAAGCGGTTCACGGATTACCGGCGCTTGCTGGAGTTAAAAGATTTGGACGCCGTGGTGATCGCCACACCGGATCATTGGCACGCGCTCCAGACCATTCACGCCTGCGAAGCGGGTAAGGACGTTTATGTGGAAAAACCGTTCTCGCTTTGCATCGCGGAAGGGCGCGCGATGGTTGCGGCCGTCCACCGTCACCAACGCGTTTGTCAGGTGGGCACGCAACGGCGCTCCTCCGCGCTCTACGGCGAGGTGGCCAACTTCATTCGCGGCGGTGGCATTGGCAAAGTGACCGTGGTGCGTTGCTTTCACATTCAAAACGAATGGCCGGTGGGCATTGGCAATCCCGCCGACAGCGAACCGCCCGTCGGTTTCGATTGGGAGGCCTGGCTCGGTCCTGCGCCGAAAGTGAAATACAACCGGAATCGCGGCCTGTATCGCTTCCGCTGGTTTCACGACTATTCGGGCGGCCAGGTCGCCAACATGGGCGTGCATTATCTCGATTGCATTCAGTGGGCCTTGGGGCACAACGCACCCCTGGCCGTCGCCGCGCTGGGCGGACGCATCGCCGGGATCAAGGACAATCGCGAAATTCCGGACACGCTCGAAGTGACCTGGCAATATCCCGGCGGCACGTTGGTCACCTTTTCGCAATGGAACGCCACCGCCGCTCCGGCCTCCATTAAAAATTGTGAGATCGAATATCGCGGCACGAAAGGCACGCTCTACCAGTTCAATCGCAGTTGGGAAGTGGTGCCGGATGCGCTGACGCCAAATGACTTTCCCTTGCGCACCCCGGTGGATCGTTCGGTGGAACGCGGCTGGCGCACGGGCGAGAAACTCGTCATTGAACCGCAACAAGGCAAGGGCGGCGGCGACACGACCCACGAACACGCGCGCAATTTTCTCGATTGCGTCAAGAGCCGCGCGCGGTGTAATGCCGACGCGGAGACTGGTCATCGCAGCACCACGACCACGTTGCTCGCCAACCTCGCGTTGAAAACCCAGTCGCTGCTGCAATGGGACGCGGTGGCGGAGCGGATCACCAATCATCCCGCCGCCAACCGCCGGTTGCGTTACCCCTACCGCGCGCCATACCAGTTTCCCACCTGA
- a CDS encoding metallophosphoesterase: MIAATTNSFRPTRSPGTSSIVKLAGAVFLGLGFLASAAADPILVRSLAQLEKSPPAAPDAFDFVVTGDTHSNRQLVYQTDLFKQMIQEWNTLQPAFAIEVGDLVIGGSAENIPPQWDLFEKTVAECRVPYFSAPGNHDINDRQSEILWEQRMGPTYYGFTYGNTRFLVVDSEEVDALDHISEKQFAWLKQEIETSTATNILLFMHQPYFTSYEEPGQTDAAMAGRWKRMADLFRGHPVRVVFAGHEHGYRDFGVRDGVHYVICAGGARFGDSGVAEGLFNHYLWVRVRGDNVSWAVIRPGSVLPADVFTNDRATELYEIRHRLVTCDEVAVPLGQAVDRDVTVRVKNPFPNAFSSAVTWNAPGGWQISPTAKDYSVAAHGTTELKFHVRAPTANDARFPLPTFTTHYANTRFGPAIDANIPLPFVPVAKAVRARQPVQLDGRLDEWAAAPAIPLTYLSGFDPGQHDPADLSGECRALWDEQNLYLAFDITDNDHFQPYGGDIVWLADAIEFGVDRWAWGVSLTRHGPEVFSYIGEGLSAETVNTDVQLAVHRDSGRTVYELAIPARLNRPLILETGANFRFRVEVADRDFNAESRKHELSLTPGGVGAGGIRVVLVDTP, translated from the coding sequence ATGATTGCCGCGACGACGAACTCCTTCCGCCCAACGCGATCTCCCGGCACCAGCTCCATCGTCAAACTGGCGGGCGCCGTCTTCCTCGGCCTGGGATTCCTGGCGTCAGCCGCTGCTGACCCCATCCTCGTCCGTTCACTGGCGCAATTGGAAAAGTCGCCACCGGCGGCGCCCGACGCGTTTGATTTCGTCGTCACCGGCGATACCCATTCCAACCGCCAACTGGTGTATCAGACCGACCTGTTCAAGCAGATGATTCAGGAGTGGAACACGCTTCAACCTGCGTTTGCGATTGAGGTGGGCGACCTGGTGATCGGCGGTTCGGCGGAGAACATCCCGCCGCAGTGGGATTTGTTTGAAAAGACGGTGGCCGAATGTCGCGTGCCGTATTTCTCCGCGCCCGGCAATCACGATATCAACGACCGGCAGTCCGAGATCTTGTGGGAGCAACGCATGGGGCCAACTTATTACGGGTTCACCTACGGCAACACGCGCTTCCTCGTGGTGGACAGCGAGGAAGTGGACGCGCTGGATCACATTTCCGAAAAGCAATTCGCCTGGCTCAAACAGGAGATTGAAACCAGTACGGCCACCAACATTCTCCTCTTCATGCACCAGCCGTACTTCACCTCATACGAAGAACCGGGCCAAACGGACGCGGCGATGGCGGGCCGCTGGAAGCGCATGGCGGATTTATTTCGCGGGCATCCGGTGCGCGTGGTGTTCGCGGGTCACGAGCATGGCTATCGGGATTTCGGCGTGCGCGACGGCGTGCATTACGTCATCTGCGCGGGGGGCGCGCGCTTCGGCGACAGCGGCGTGGCGGAAGGTTTGTTCAACCATTACCTCTGGGTGCGCGTGCGCGGCGATAATGTGAGTTGGGCGGTGATCCGCCCCGGCAGTGTGCTGCCCGCCGACGTGTTCACGAACGATCGCGCCACGGAACTTTACGAAATCCGGCATCGTTTGGTGACGTGTGATGAGGTCGCCGTGCCGTTGGGGCAAGCCGTGGATCGCGACGTTACCGTGCGCGTCAAAAATCCATTCCCCAATGCGTTCAGTTCCGCGGTGACGTGGAACGCGCCCGGCGGCTGGCAAATCAGTCCCACCGCCAAGGATTATTCCGTTGCCGCCCACGGCACGACTGAACTCAAATTTCACGTCCGCGCTCCGACCGCGAATGACGCGCGTTTTCCGTTGCCGACCTTCACGACGCATTATGCGAACACCCGTTTCGGTCCGGCCATTGATGCGAACATTCCCCTGCCCTTTGTGCCGGTCGCCAAAGCCGTCCGCGCGCGCCAGCCGGTTCAACTGGACGGTCGGCTCGACGAATGGGCCGCCGCGCCCGCGATTCCGTTGACGTACCTTTCGGGGTTTGATCCGGGTCAACACGACCCGGCGGATCTCAGCGGCGAATGTCGCGCCCTGTGGGACGAGCAGAATCTTTATCTGGCTTTCGATATTACTGACAACGACCACTTCCAACCGTACGGTGGCGACATCGTGTGGCTGGCGGACGCCATCGAATTCGGGGTGGATCGTTGGGCGTGGGGCGTGTCGCTCACCCGGCACGGGCCGGAGGTGTTTTCGTACATTGGTGAAGGACTTTCGGCCGAAACCGTGAACACTGACGTGCAATTGGCAGTGCATCGCGATAGCGGCCGCACCGTTTATGAACTGGCGATACCCGCGCGATTGAATCGTCCGCTCATACTCGAGACCGGCGCAAATTTCCGATTCCGAGTGGAAGTGGCGGATCGCGATTTTAACGCGGAATCGCGCAAGCACGAACTGTCGTTGACTCCGGGCGGAGTGGGCGCCGGCGGCATCCGCGTGGTGCTGGTGGACACACCGTAA
- a CDS encoding DUF5652 family protein: protein MITADSHHLPLWLALFLPVIILLAIWEGVWKCVGMWKSARHRQLAWFICIAVFNTVGILPIIYLTCCQRDRNQR, encoded by the coding sequence ATGATAACCGCTGACTCGCATCACCTGCCGCTCTGGCTCGCGCTGTTCCTCCCCGTCATCATCCTGCTCGCAATCTGGGAAGGCGTTTGGAAGTGCGTCGGCATGTGGAAAAGCGCGCGTCATCGCCAGTTGGCCTGGTTCATCTGCATTGCCGTCTTCAACACGGTCGGAATTCTGCCCATCATCTATCTGACCTGCTGCCAGCGCGATCGCAATCAACGGTAA